Proteins from a single region of Parasedimentitalea psychrophila:
- a CDS encoding rod shape-determining protein → MSIFGFLSGLFTSDMAIDLGTANTLVYVKGRGVILSEPSVVAYHVKDGVKTVLAVGEDAKLMLGRTPGSIEAIRPMREGVIADFDTAEEMIKYFIRKVHKRSTFSKPKIIVCVPYGATPVEKRAIRQSVLSAGARKAGLIAEPIAAAIGAGMPITDPTGNMVVDIGGGTTEVAVLSLGDIVYARSVRVGGDRMDEAIISYLRRQQNLLVGEATAERIKTSIGTARMPDDGRGQSMQIRGRDLLNGVPKEIEISQAQIAEALAEPVQQICEAVMTALEATPPDLAADIVDRGVMLTGGGALLGDLDLTLREQTGLAVSIADESLNCVALGTGKALEFEKQLRHAIDYDS, encoded by the coding sequence ATGTCGATCTTTGGATTTTTGTCCGGCCTGTTCACGTCGGATATGGCTATTGACCTTGGAACAGCAAACACCCTGGTCTACGTCAAAGGCCGGGGCGTGATCCTGTCCGAACCTTCGGTGGTGGCTTATCACGTCAAGGATGGCGTCAAGACCGTGCTGGCTGTCGGCGAGGACGCCAAGCTGATGCTGGGCCGAACCCCCGGCTCGATCGAGGCGATCCGGCCAATGCGCGAAGGTGTCATTGCCGATTTTGACACCGCCGAAGAGATGATCAAGTACTTCATCCGCAAGGTCCACAAACGGTCAACCTTCTCCAAACCCAAGATTATCGTCTGTGTGCCATATGGTGCCACGCCGGTTGAGAAGCGGGCAATCCGACAATCGGTGCTGTCAGCCGGGGCCCGCAAGGCCGGGCTGATTGCCGAACCGATTGCGGCGGCCATTGGGGCTGGAATGCCCATCACCGACCCCACCGGCAATATGGTGGTCGATATTGGCGGCGGCACCACCGAAGTGGCGGTCCTGTCGCTGGGTGACATCGTCTATGCGCGCTCGGTGCGGGTTGGCGGCGACCGGATGGACGAAGCGATTATTTCTTATCTGCGACGTCAGCAGAATCTGTTGGTCGGTGAAGCCACCGCTGAGCGCATCAAGACCTCAATCGGCACCGCCCGGATGCCCGACGATGGCCGCGGCCAGTCGATGCAGATTCGCGGTCGTGACCTGCTGAACGGCGTCCCCAAGGAAATCGAGATCAGTCAGGCGCAAATCGCCGAGGCGCTGGCCGAACCGGTTCAGCAAATCTGCGAAGCGGTGATGACAGCGCTTGAGGCCACACCGCCGGATCTGGCCGCGGATATTGTCGACCGTGGCGTCATGCTGACCGGTGGCGGCGCCCTGCTCGGCGACCTGGACCTGACATTGCGTGAACAGACCGGATTGGCGGTGTCGATTGCCGATGAAAGTCTGAATTGCGTGGCTCTGGGCACTGGCAAGGCGCTGGAATTTGAAAAGCAACTGCGCCACGCAATTGATTACGACAGCTAA